The region AGCTTACGGGAGGTAACGAGCGGCATGGCCAAGAAGAAGGGGGGCGCGACGACGCGCTCCGGCAAGAAGAAGGTCTGCGTGTTCTGCAAGGAGAACATCGAGTACGTCGACTACAAGGACTACAACATGCTCCGCCGCTTCACCTCCGAGCGGGGCAAGATCCGGGCCCGCCGCGTCACGGGCCTCTGCCCGCAGCACCAGCGGGAGACGGCCCGGGCGATAAAGCGCGCCCGCGAGATGGCGCTGCTTCCCTACATAGCCGGACGGTAGGAGAGGAGCACTCATCATGCAGGTGATACTCACCCAGGACGTGGAGAAGGTCGGCCGCCGGGGCGACATCGTGGACGTGAGCCGCGGCTACGTCCGGAACTACCTGGTGCCGCGGGGGCTCGCGGAGGTCGCCACGCCGGCCAAGCTGGAGGAGGCCCGCCGCAGGATGGAGGAGGCCGCCGAGCGGGAGCGCCGCCTGGCCGAGCGGGCCGAGGAGATCGCCGAGACGCTCAACAAGAGCGTCATCACGATCGAGGCCCGCACCGGCGAGGACGAGCGGCTCTTCGGCTCGGTGACCGCGGCGAACATCGCCGAGGCCATCGAGAAGGCCCGCGGCATCCACCTGGACCGCCGCAAGATCCGGCTGGAGGAGCCCATAAGGTCCCTCGGCACCCACCAGGTGCCGGTGCAGGTCCACGGCGAGATCGAGGCCAGCGTCAAGGTCATCGTGGTCCCGAAGCTGTAGCTGAAGTACAGGTTGATACACACCCTGCACCACAGGGTGAGGGGCCCCGTCTTGTAACGGGGTCCTTTTTCGTTCATTCTTTGTAGGGTCATGGAGCGGCGGGGGAAGATCCGGCGGGTACCCGCGGGCGGCGAGGCCGTCCGCGTGCCGCCGCACGACCTGGACGCCGAGCGGGCGGTGATCGGGGCGATGCTGGTCTCCGAGGCGGCGGTTGCGGCGGTCGCCGAGCGGCTTGCGCCGGAGGACTTCTACTCGGAGACCCACCGGGTCATCTACGCGGCGATGATGCGGCTGTACGCGCGCGGGGAGCCCATAGACCAGCTCACGCTCGCCAACGAGCTGCAGAAGGTCGGCGACTTCGACAAGGTCGGGGGGCGGGCGTACATCTTCCAGATCGTGGAGAGCGTGCCAACGGCCTCCAACGCCTCCCGCTACGCGGAGATCGTGCGGGGCAAGGCGCTGTTGCGGGCGCTCATAGACGTGGGCAGCCGCATCACCGAGGACGCCTTCCGGGAGCCCGACGACGTGGGGCGGGCGCTCGATGCGGCCGAGCAGCTCATCTACGGCATCTCCAACCGCTCGCTCAGGGAGCACCTCTCGCCCGTCTCCGAGCTCGCGCCGGGGGCGCTGGAGATGATCCAGCAGCTCTACGAGGCCGAGGGCGAGGTGACGGGGGTCGAGACGGGCTTTGAGGATCTCGACCGGCTCACCACCGGCTTCCACAAGAGCGACCTCGTCATCCTCGCCGCCCGCCCGGCGATGGGCAAGACGGCCTTCGCCCTCAACGCCATCTGGCACGCGGCCGGGGTGCGGGGGCTTCCGGTGGCCATCTTCTCGCTCGAGATGAGCAAGGAGCAGCTCGTTCAGCGCCTCATCTCCCAGACCACCCGCATCCCCACGCAGGCCCTCAGGAGCGGGAACGTAAAGGCCGAGGACTGGCCCCGGCTGGTGCGCGGGGTGGCGGAGGTCTCGAAGGCCCCCATCTGGATAGACGACACCGCCGGGATCACGCTGATGGAGATGCGGGCGAAGGTCCGGCGCCTGGCCAGCCAGCTGAAGGCCCGGGGCGAGACCCCGCTCTCGCTGGTGGTCGTGGACTACCTGCAGCTCATGGTCGGGCAGAGCGGGCGGGCGGAGAGCCGCCAGCAGGAGGTCTCGGAGATCAGCCGGGGCCTCAAGGTGCTCGCCCGCGACCTCGACGTCCCGGTGCTCGCCATCGCCCAGCTCTCCCGCGCCGTGGAGCAGCGCCACGACAAGCGCCCCCTGCTCTCGGACCTGCGCGACTCGGGC is a window of Rubrobacter xylanophilus DSM 9941 DNA encoding:
- the dnaB gene encoding replicative DNA helicase, which translates into the protein MERRGKIRRVPAGGEAVRVPPHDLDAERAVIGAMLVSEAAVAAVAERLAPEDFYSETHRVIYAAMMRLYARGEPIDQLTLANELQKVGDFDKVGGRAYIFQIVESVPTASNASRYAEIVRGKALLRALIDVGSRITEDAFREPDDVGRALDAAEQLIYGISNRSLREHLSPVSELAPGALEMIQQLYEAEGEVTGVETGFEDLDRLTTGFHKSDLVILAARPAMGKTAFALNAIWHAAGVRGLPVAIFSLEMSKEQLVQRLISQTTRIPTQALRSGNVKAEDWPRLVRGVAEVSKAPIWIDDTAGITLMEMRAKVRRLASQLKARGETPLSLVVVDYLQLMVGQSGRAESRQQEVSEISRGLKVLARDLDVPVLAIAQLSRAVEQRHDKRPLLSDLRDSGAIEQDADMVMFLYRDEYYNPDSDDKGIAEVIVGKHRNGPTGKVQLAWLEQYTKFASLARGV
- the rplI gene encoding 50S ribosomal protein L9, which translates into the protein MQVILTQDVEKVGRRGDIVDVSRGYVRNYLVPRGLAEVATPAKLEEARRRMEEAAERERRLAERAEEIAETLNKSVITIEARTGEDERLFGSVTAANIAEAIEKARGIHLDRRKIRLEEPIRSLGTHQVPVQVHGEIEASVKVIVVPKL
- the rpsR gene encoding 30S ribosomal protein S18 — translated: MAKKKGGATTRSGKKKVCVFCKENIEYVDYKDYNMLRRFTSERGKIRARRVTGLCPQHQRETARAIKRAREMALLPYIAGR